In Musa acuminata AAA Group cultivar baxijiao chromosome BXJ2-3, Cavendish_Baxijiao_AAA, whole genome shotgun sequence, the following proteins share a genomic window:
- the LOC103977929 gene encoding N-acylphosphatidylethanolamine synthase isoform X1: MGRRIMEWAGRAEHLGGIPRALVVLAVGAFAKTVTSCLNSTSVHNPQALLHLVKSRPPGVPLLTVSNHMSTLDDPLMWGFKGFPSMDAKFARWVLAAEDICFKNKLFSYIFRLGKCIPIIRGGGIYQEHMNEALEVLNHGGWLHTFPEGKVCQDKAPIRHLKWGTASLIVRAPITPIVLPIIHSGFEKVMPEKSFFGRRPPLPLCNKEIRIVIGEPIEFDLPSLKQEAIAATQDGCLQTLGWPKTFPDGLGEAAQRWIYTNISDRLRSVMESLRIFTSDKFNL, from the exons ATGGGAAGGAGGATAATGGAGTGGGCGGGGCGGGCGGAGCACCTGGGTGGGATCCCGCGGGCGCTTGTGGTCTTGGCGGTGGGAGCCTTCGCCAAGACCGTCACCTCCTGCCTCAACTCCACCTCCGTCCACAACCCCCAAGCCCTCCTCCACCTTGTCAAGTCCCGCCCACCTGGCGTTCCCCTCCTCACCGTCAGCAACCACATGTCAAC GTTGGATGACCCTCTTATGTGGGGGTTTAAGGGATTTCCATCTATGGATGCAAAATTTGCAAGGTGGGTTCTGGCTGCAGAGGACATATGCTTCAAAAATAAACTGTTTTCCTACATATTTCGACTTG GAAAATGCATACCAATAATCAGGGGTGGTGGAATATATCAAGAACATATGAACGAAGCTCTTGAAGTGTTAAATCATGGAGGCTGG TTGCATACATTTCCAGAAGGAAAGGTGTGTCAAGATAAAGCTCCCATAAGGCATCTAAAGTGGGGAACAGCCAGTCTCATTGTACGTGCACCCATCACGCCTATAGTCTTGCCAATCATCCACTCTGGTTTTGAAAAG GTCATGCCAGAGAAATCATTTTTTGGAAGGAGGCCACCGTTGCCTCTTTGCAATAAAGAAATCCGAATTGTAATTGGTGAACCAATTGAGTTTGACCTTCCAAGCTTAAAGCAGGAAGCCATTGCTGCCACTCAAGATGGATGTCTCCAGACTTTAGGATGGCCAAAGACTTTCCCTGATGGACTTGGTGAGGCTGCACAGAGATGGATTTACACTAACATATCTGATCGGCTTCGATCGGTGATGGAAAGTTTACGAATTTTCACTTCCGATAAATTCAACCTGTGA
- the LOC103977929 gene encoding N-acylphosphatidylethanolamine synthase isoform X2: MGRRIMEWAGRAEHLGGIPRALVVLAVGAFAKTVTSCLNSTSVHNPQALLHLVKSRPPGVPLLTVSNHMSTLDDPLMWGFKGFPSMDAKFARWVLAAEDICFKNKLFSYIFRLEGKVCQDKAPIRHLKWGTASLIVRAPITPIVLPIIHSGFEKVMPEKSFFGRRPPLPLCNKEIRIVIGEPIEFDLPSLKQEAIAATQDGCLQTLGWPKTFPDGLGEAAQRWIYTNISDRLRSVMESLRIFTSDKFNL, encoded by the exons ATGGGAAGGAGGATAATGGAGTGGGCGGGGCGGGCGGAGCACCTGGGTGGGATCCCGCGGGCGCTTGTGGTCTTGGCGGTGGGAGCCTTCGCCAAGACCGTCACCTCCTGCCTCAACTCCACCTCCGTCCACAACCCCCAAGCCCTCCTCCACCTTGTCAAGTCCCGCCCACCTGGCGTTCCCCTCCTCACCGTCAGCAACCACATGTCAAC GTTGGATGACCCTCTTATGTGGGGGTTTAAGGGATTTCCATCTATGGATGCAAAATTTGCAAGGTGGGTTCTGGCTGCAGAGGACATATGCTTCAAAAATAAACTGTTTTCCTACATATTTCGACTTG AAGGAAAGGTGTGTCAAGATAAAGCTCCCATAAGGCATCTAAAGTGGGGAACAGCCAGTCTCATTGTACGTGCACCCATCACGCCTATAGTCTTGCCAATCATCCACTCTGGTTTTGAAAAG GTCATGCCAGAGAAATCATTTTTTGGAAGGAGGCCACCGTTGCCTCTTTGCAATAAAGAAATCCGAATTGTAATTGGTGAACCAATTGAGTTTGACCTTCCAAGCTTAAAGCAGGAAGCCATTGCTGCCACTCAAGATGGATGTCTCCAGACTTTAGGATGGCCAAAGACTTTCCCTGATGGACTTGGTGAGGCTGCACAGAGATGGATTTACACTAACATATCTGATCGGCTTCGATCGGTGATGGAAAGTTTACGAATTTTCACTTCCGATAAATTCAACCTGTGA
- the LOC135607258 gene encoding kinesin-like protein KIN-14I isoform X2, with product MTIDNPPMTAQVTRASQSSFSSGNGNVTPLHNSAASVNGDGYDSDGSYFAPPTPTTLSMSLPTELAGAISLIDKFQVEGFLRSMQKQIQSAGKRGFFSKKSVGPQVREKFTLEDMLCFQKDPIPTSLLKISSDLVSRSVKLFQMILKYMGIDSSDKIMVLSLEERIELIAKIYKHTLKRSELRDELFVQISKQTRKNSDRNSMIKAWELMYLCASAMPPSKDIGAYLSEYVHYVAHGVNNEPEVQVLALNTLNALKNSVKAGPRLIIPAREEIEALLTGKKLTTIVFFLDETFEEITYDMATTVADAVEELAGIIKLSVYSSFSLFECRKVVNGSKSTDAGNEEYLALDDNKYVGDLLAEFKAAKDRSKGEILHCKLIFKKRLFRESDEAVADPMFVQLSYVQLQHDYMLGNYPVGRDDAAQLSALQILVDIGSVENPDSCVEWISLLERFLPRQIAVTRAKRDWELDVISRYRLLEHLSKDDAKQQFLRILRTLPYGNSVFFSVRKIDDPIGLLPGRIILGINKRGVHFFRPVPKEYLHSAELRDIMQFGSSNTAVFFKMRVAGVLHIFQFETKQGEEICVALQTHINDVMLRRYAKARSATGGSSQGDISQTVKAPGLDLYEKRVQDLSRAAEESQKNADHLLEELNLKEKQEAEMQAELEELKESLRLERQSLRDISCDRDKLKAICAEKDSALQSALLDKSNLEAALARANIKERFPVDSNHEKELLVVSNKHGKGDLIMGSMKTDSVDIKLSKTQEDLKACMKELHASKESYKTLLKEKSLFEQKIQRLEKRKNDEKSTLEKKFEEERRILKTRITELEHKLQGIMQDLSIANASIAMKNKEIDELQNNAKELEELREWKADIDRKNEQTAAILKKQGAQLIELEALYKEEQVLRKKYYNMIEDMKGKIRVFCRLRPLNEKEISEGEKNIVASLDEFTLAHPWKDEKSKQHIYDRVFNQSASQNEVFEDTKYLVQSAVDGYNVCIFAYGQTGSGKTFTIYGSESNPGLTPRATEELFRVIKRDSSKYSFSLKVYMVELYQDTLVDLLLPKSAKRLKLEIKKDSKGLVSIENVTIVHISNFDELKAIISRGSEQRHTAGTQMNDESSRSHLIVSIIIESTNLQTQSLARGKLSFVDLAGSERVKKSGSSGNQLKEAQSINKSLSALADVIIALCSDGQHIPYRNHKLTMLMSDSLGGNAKTLMFVNVSAAESNLEETYNSLMYASRVRLIVNDPSKNVSSKEVARLKKLVAYWKEQAGKRGEDEELEEIQDERHSKERSEGRVSS from the exons ATGACTATTGACAATCCACCAATGACAGCACAAGTTACCAGGGCAAGCCAATCTTCCTTTAGCTCCGGCAATGGAAATGTAACACCTTTGCACAATTCTGCTGCCAGCGTAAATGGGGATGGATATGACAGTGATGGATCCTACTTCGCTCCTCC TACCCCGACGACCCTGTCAATGTCTCTACCCACAGAGCTTGCTGGGGCTATATCTTTGATTGATAAATTCCAG gttgaGGGGTTTTTACGATCCATGCAGAAACAGATCCAGTCTGCTGGGAAACGtggattcttctctaaaaaatctGTAGGTCCTCAAGTTCGTGAAAAATTTACATTGGAAGACATGCTGTGCTTTCAAAAG GATCcaattccaacttctctgcttaaAATAAGCAGTGACCTGGTAAGCCGGTCTGTAAAGTTGTTCCAGATGATCTTGAAGTACATGGGGATTGATTCTTCAGATAAAATAATGGTGCTGAGTCTTGAAGAGCGCATAGAGCTAATTGCAAAAATTTATAAGCACACTTTGAAGCGTTCTGAACTTCGAGATGAGCTCTTTGTCCAGATATCAAAGCAAACACGCAAAAATTCTGATAG AAACTCTATGATAAAAGCTTGGGAGCTCATGTACTTATGTGCATCTGCCATGCCCCCAAGCAAGGATATTGGAGCATATTTATCAGAATATGTTCATTATGTAGCTCATGGGGTGAACAACGAACCTGAAGTCCAAGTCCTTGCTTTGAATACACTGAATGCATTAAAGAATTCAGTAAAGGCAGGACCTCGGCTTATCATACCTGCACGGGAGGAGATTGAAGCTCTTTTGACTGGCAAAAAGCTTACAACAATTGTATTTTTTCTGGATGAAACTTTTGAAGAAATTACTTATGACATGGCAACAACTGTCGCTGATGCTGTGGAG GAACTTGCAGGAATCATCAAACTCTCAGTGTATTCCAGTTTCAGTCTATTTGAGTGCCGAAAAGTTGTCAATGGTTCAAAATCTACTGATGCTGGCAATG AGGAATATTTAGCTTTAGATGATAACAAGTATGTTGGTGATTTGCTGGCTGAATTTAAGGCAGCTAAGGACCGTAGTAAAGGAGAGATCTTGCACTGCAAGCTCATCTTTAAGAAACGATTGTTTCGGGAATCAGATGAAGCTGTAGCTGATCCAATGTTTGTCCAGTTGTCATATGTACAG TTACAACATGATTATATGCTTGGAAATTATCCTGTTGGAAGGGATGATGCTGCACAATTGTCTGCTTTGCAAATTTTGGTTGATATTGGGTCTGTTGAAAATCCTGATTCATGTGT TGAATGGATATCACTTCTCGAAAGATTTCTTCCTAGACAAATTGCTGTTACACGAGCAAAGCGAGATTGGGAGCTTGATGTCATCTCACGCTATCGATTATTG GAACATTTGTCAAAGGATGATGCTAAACAGCAGTTCCTTAGAATCTTGAGAACTCTTCCTTATGGAAATTCTGTTTTTTTCAGTGTGCGGAAGATAGATGATCCTATAGGTCTTTTACCTGGACGAATCATATTAGGAATCAATAAGCGTGGG gttcattttttccGTCCAGTTCCAAAAGAGTACTTGCATTCCGCAGAGCTAAGAGACATTATGCAGTTTGGTAGCAGCAATACTGCTGTGTTTTTCAAGATGAGAGTTGCTGGTGTTCTTCACATTTTTCAGTTTGAAACTAAGCAG GGTGAAGAAATATGTGTTGCTCTTCAGACACATATAAATGATGTGATGCTCCGTCGATATGCAAAAGCACGCTCTGCTACTGGTGGATCTAGTCAGGGTGATATTTCTCAAACAGTCAAAGCTCCAGGCCTAGATTTATATGAAAAACGTGTACAAGATTTGTCAAGAGCTGCTGAAGAATCTCAAAAGAATGCTGATCAC TTGTTGGAAGAACTGAATTTAAAAGAGAAACAAGAAGCAGAGATGCAGGCGGAACTGGAAGAGCTCAAAGAATCATTGAGGCTGGAGAGGCAAAGTCTAAGAGATATTTCTTGTGAtcgcgacaaacttaaagcaataTGTGCTGAGAAAGATTCTGCTTTGCAG TCTGCATTGCTGGATAAAAGTAATTTGGAGGCTGCACTAGCAAGAGCAAACATTAAAGAACGATTTCCAGTTGACTCCAATCATGAGAAGGAGCTTCTGGTTGTATCTAACAAGCATGGGAAAGGTGATTTAATCATGGGGAGTATGAAGACAGATAGTGTCGACATCAAG TTAAGCAAAACACAAGAGGATCTGAAGGCATGTATGAAGGAGTTGCATgcatcaaaagaaagttataaaacTTTGCTGAAGGAGAAATCTTTGTTTGAACAAAAGATCCAAAGGCTTGAGAAAAGGAAAAATGATGAG AAGAGTACATTAGAGAAGAAGTTCGAAGAGGAACGGAGAATACTCAAGACACGTATTACAGAACTGGAACATAAATTGCAGGGCATCATGCAGGACTTGAGTATTGCTAATGCTTCTATTGCTATGAAAAACAAAGAAATAGATGAACTACAAAATAATGCAAAAGAGTTGGAGGAATTACGAGAGTGGAAAGCG GACATTGATAGAAAGAACGAACAAACTGCTGCCATTTTGAAGAAACAGGGGGCACAACTAATTGAGCTAGAAGCACTTTATAAGGAAGAGCAGGTTTTACGGAAGAAAtactataatatgattgaag ATATGAAAGGAAAAATTAGGGTGTTTTGTCGTTTGCGACCTCTAAATGAGAAGGAGATTTCTGAAGGGGAAAAGAATATAGTTGCTAGTCTTGATGAATTTACACTCGCCCATCCATGGAAGGATGAAAAGTCAAAACAACATATCTATGATCGTGTTTTCAATCAAAGTGCTTCTCAGAATGAGGTTTTTGAAGATACAAAG TATTTGGTGCAATCCGCAGTTGATGGATATAATGTTTGCATATTTGCATATGGGCAAACCGGTTCTGGAAAGACTTTCACAATTTATGGTTCAGAAAGTAATCCTGGGCTTACACCAAGAGCAACTGAGGAACTTTTTAGAGTTATAAAGCGTGACAGCAGCAAGTATTCTTTTTCCTTAAAG GTATATATGGTAGAACTGTATCAAGACACTCTTGTGGATCTCTTACTACCAAAAAGTGCAAAACGTTTGAAGTTGGAAATAAAAAAGGATTCAAAG GGATTAGTATCAATTGAGAATGTGACAATTGTGCACATTTCTAACTTTGATGAATTGAAGGCTATTATTTCTAGAGGATCTGAGCAACGACATACTGCCGGGACTCAAATGAATGATGAAAGTTCAAGATCACATTTGATAGTCTCAATTATTATTGAAAGTACAAATCTTCAAACTCAATCTTTGGCTAGAGGAAAG CTTAGTTTTGTAGATCTTGCTGGTTCTGAAAGGGTTAAGAAGTCTGGCTCTTCAGGAAACCAATTGAAGGAAGCTCAGAGTATCAATAAGTCTCTCTCAGCTCTTGCGGACGTTATTATTGCTTTGTGTTCTGATGGACAACATATACCATATAGGAATCATAAGTTGACTATGCTCATGAGTGACTCTCTTGGTGGCAATGCGAAGACTTTAATGTTTGTGAATGTCTCTGCAGCAGAGTCAAACTTGGAAGAGACATATAACTCTCTAAT GTATGCATCAAGGGTACGATTAATTGTAAATGACCCAAGCAAGAATGTttcgtccaaagaggttgcacgccTAAAGAAGTTGGTAGCTTATTGGAAAGAACAAGCAGGAAAGCGAGGCGAAGATGAAGAACTAGAAGAGATTCAGGACGAACGACACTCAAAAGAGAGATCAGAAGGTAGGGTTTCCTCTTGA
- the LOC135607258 gene encoding kinesin-like protein KIN-14I isoform X1: MQHDFFLCSINPHIGSKIYKDEGCNEHQVRRPRRKCEERLLLLIRGMTIDNPPMTAQVTRASQSSFSSGNGNVTPLHNSAASVNGDGYDSDGSYFAPPTPTTLSMSLPTELAGAISLIDKFQVEGFLRSMQKQIQSAGKRGFFSKKSVGPQVREKFTLEDMLCFQKDPIPTSLLKISSDLVSRSVKLFQMILKYMGIDSSDKIMVLSLEERIELIAKIYKHTLKRSELRDELFVQISKQTRKNSDRNSMIKAWELMYLCASAMPPSKDIGAYLSEYVHYVAHGVNNEPEVQVLALNTLNALKNSVKAGPRLIIPAREEIEALLTGKKLTTIVFFLDETFEEITYDMATTVADAVEELAGIIKLSVYSSFSLFECRKVVNGSKSTDAGNEEYLALDDNKYVGDLLAEFKAAKDRSKGEILHCKLIFKKRLFRESDEAVADPMFVQLSYVQLQHDYMLGNYPVGRDDAAQLSALQILVDIGSVENPDSCVEWISLLERFLPRQIAVTRAKRDWELDVISRYRLLEHLSKDDAKQQFLRILRTLPYGNSVFFSVRKIDDPIGLLPGRIILGINKRGVHFFRPVPKEYLHSAELRDIMQFGSSNTAVFFKMRVAGVLHIFQFETKQGEEICVALQTHINDVMLRRYAKARSATGGSSQGDISQTVKAPGLDLYEKRVQDLSRAAEESQKNADHLLEELNLKEKQEAEMQAELEELKESLRLERQSLRDISCDRDKLKAICAEKDSALQSALLDKSNLEAALARANIKERFPVDSNHEKELLVVSNKHGKGDLIMGSMKTDSVDIKLSKTQEDLKACMKELHASKESYKTLLKEKSLFEQKIQRLEKRKNDEKSTLEKKFEEERRILKTRITELEHKLQGIMQDLSIANASIAMKNKEIDELQNNAKELEELREWKADIDRKNEQTAAILKKQGAQLIELEALYKEEQVLRKKYYNMIEDMKGKIRVFCRLRPLNEKEISEGEKNIVASLDEFTLAHPWKDEKSKQHIYDRVFNQSASQNEVFEDTKYLVQSAVDGYNVCIFAYGQTGSGKTFTIYGSESNPGLTPRATEELFRVIKRDSSKYSFSLKVYMVELYQDTLVDLLLPKSAKRLKLEIKKDSKGLVSIENVTIVHISNFDELKAIISRGSEQRHTAGTQMNDESSRSHLIVSIIIESTNLQTQSLARGKLSFVDLAGSERVKKSGSSGNQLKEAQSINKSLSALADVIIALCSDGQHIPYRNHKLTMLMSDSLGGNAKTLMFVNVSAAESNLEETYNSLMYASRVRLIVNDPSKNVSSKEVARLKKLVAYWKEQAGKRGEDEELEEIQDERHSKERSEGRVSS; encoded by the exons ATGCAGCATGACTTTTTTTTATGTTCTATCAATCCTCACATCGGTTCCAAGATTTACAAAGACGAGGGCTGCAACGAGCATCAGGTGCGACGCCCCAGGAGGAAGTGCGAGGAAAGGCTGTTGCTTTTGATCCGCGGAATGACTATTGACAATCCACCAATGACAGCACAAGTTACCAGGGCAAGCCAATCTTCCTTTAGCTCCGGCAATGGAAATGTAACACCTTTGCACAATTCTGCTGCCAGCGTAAATGGGGATGGATATGACAGTGATGGATCCTACTTCGCTCCTCC TACCCCGACGACCCTGTCAATGTCTCTACCCACAGAGCTTGCTGGGGCTATATCTTTGATTGATAAATTCCAG gttgaGGGGTTTTTACGATCCATGCAGAAACAGATCCAGTCTGCTGGGAAACGtggattcttctctaaaaaatctGTAGGTCCTCAAGTTCGTGAAAAATTTACATTGGAAGACATGCTGTGCTTTCAAAAG GATCcaattccaacttctctgcttaaAATAAGCAGTGACCTGGTAAGCCGGTCTGTAAAGTTGTTCCAGATGATCTTGAAGTACATGGGGATTGATTCTTCAGATAAAATAATGGTGCTGAGTCTTGAAGAGCGCATAGAGCTAATTGCAAAAATTTATAAGCACACTTTGAAGCGTTCTGAACTTCGAGATGAGCTCTTTGTCCAGATATCAAAGCAAACACGCAAAAATTCTGATAG AAACTCTATGATAAAAGCTTGGGAGCTCATGTACTTATGTGCATCTGCCATGCCCCCAAGCAAGGATATTGGAGCATATTTATCAGAATATGTTCATTATGTAGCTCATGGGGTGAACAACGAACCTGAAGTCCAAGTCCTTGCTTTGAATACACTGAATGCATTAAAGAATTCAGTAAAGGCAGGACCTCGGCTTATCATACCTGCACGGGAGGAGATTGAAGCTCTTTTGACTGGCAAAAAGCTTACAACAATTGTATTTTTTCTGGATGAAACTTTTGAAGAAATTACTTATGACATGGCAACAACTGTCGCTGATGCTGTGGAG GAACTTGCAGGAATCATCAAACTCTCAGTGTATTCCAGTTTCAGTCTATTTGAGTGCCGAAAAGTTGTCAATGGTTCAAAATCTACTGATGCTGGCAATG AGGAATATTTAGCTTTAGATGATAACAAGTATGTTGGTGATTTGCTGGCTGAATTTAAGGCAGCTAAGGACCGTAGTAAAGGAGAGATCTTGCACTGCAAGCTCATCTTTAAGAAACGATTGTTTCGGGAATCAGATGAAGCTGTAGCTGATCCAATGTTTGTCCAGTTGTCATATGTACAG TTACAACATGATTATATGCTTGGAAATTATCCTGTTGGAAGGGATGATGCTGCACAATTGTCTGCTTTGCAAATTTTGGTTGATATTGGGTCTGTTGAAAATCCTGATTCATGTGT TGAATGGATATCACTTCTCGAAAGATTTCTTCCTAGACAAATTGCTGTTACACGAGCAAAGCGAGATTGGGAGCTTGATGTCATCTCACGCTATCGATTATTG GAACATTTGTCAAAGGATGATGCTAAACAGCAGTTCCTTAGAATCTTGAGAACTCTTCCTTATGGAAATTCTGTTTTTTTCAGTGTGCGGAAGATAGATGATCCTATAGGTCTTTTACCTGGACGAATCATATTAGGAATCAATAAGCGTGGG gttcattttttccGTCCAGTTCCAAAAGAGTACTTGCATTCCGCAGAGCTAAGAGACATTATGCAGTTTGGTAGCAGCAATACTGCTGTGTTTTTCAAGATGAGAGTTGCTGGTGTTCTTCACATTTTTCAGTTTGAAACTAAGCAG GGTGAAGAAATATGTGTTGCTCTTCAGACACATATAAATGATGTGATGCTCCGTCGATATGCAAAAGCACGCTCTGCTACTGGTGGATCTAGTCAGGGTGATATTTCTCAAACAGTCAAAGCTCCAGGCCTAGATTTATATGAAAAACGTGTACAAGATTTGTCAAGAGCTGCTGAAGAATCTCAAAAGAATGCTGATCAC TTGTTGGAAGAACTGAATTTAAAAGAGAAACAAGAAGCAGAGATGCAGGCGGAACTGGAAGAGCTCAAAGAATCATTGAGGCTGGAGAGGCAAAGTCTAAGAGATATTTCTTGTGAtcgcgacaaacttaaagcaataTGTGCTGAGAAAGATTCTGCTTTGCAG TCTGCATTGCTGGATAAAAGTAATTTGGAGGCTGCACTAGCAAGAGCAAACATTAAAGAACGATTTCCAGTTGACTCCAATCATGAGAAGGAGCTTCTGGTTGTATCTAACAAGCATGGGAAAGGTGATTTAATCATGGGGAGTATGAAGACAGATAGTGTCGACATCAAG TTAAGCAAAACACAAGAGGATCTGAAGGCATGTATGAAGGAGTTGCATgcatcaaaagaaagttataaaacTTTGCTGAAGGAGAAATCTTTGTTTGAACAAAAGATCCAAAGGCTTGAGAAAAGGAAAAATGATGAG AAGAGTACATTAGAGAAGAAGTTCGAAGAGGAACGGAGAATACTCAAGACACGTATTACAGAACTGGAACATAAATTGCAGGGCATCATGCAGGACTTGAGTATTGCTAATGCTTCTATTGCTATGAAAAACAAAGAAATAGATGAACTACAAAATAATGCAAAAGAGTTGGAGGAATTACGAGAGTGGAAAGCG GACATTGATAGAAAGAACGAACAAACTGCTGCCATTTTGAAGAAACAGGGGGCACAACTAATTGAGCTAGAAGCACTTTATAAGGAAGAGCAGGTTTTACGGAAGAAAtactataatatgattgaag ATATGAAAGGAAAAATTAGGGTGTTTTGTCGTTTGCGACCTCTAAATGAGAAGGAGATTTCTGAAGGGGAAAAGAATATAGTTGCTAGTCTTGATGAATTTACACTCGCCCATCCATGGAAGGATGAAAAGTCAAAACAACATATCTATGATCGTGTTTTCAATCAAAGTGCTTCTCAGAATGAGGTTTTTGAAGATACAAAG TATTTGGTGCAATCCGCAGTTGATGGATATAATGTTTGCATATTTGCATATGGGCAAACCGGTTCTGGAAAGACTTTCACAATTTATGGTTCAGAAAGTAATCCTGGGCTTACACCAAGAGCAACTGAGGAACTTTTTAGAGTTATAAAGCGTGACAGCAGCAAGTATTCTTTTTCCTTAAAG GTATATATGGTAGAACTGTATCAAGACACTCTTGTGGATCTCTTACTACCAAAAAGTGCAAAACGTTTGAAGTTGGAAATAAAAAAGGATTCAAAG GGATTAGTATCAATTGAGAATGTGACAATTGTGCACATTTCTAACTTTGATGAATTGAAGGCTATTATTTCTAGAGGATCTGAGCAACGACATACTGCCGGGACTCAAATGAATGATGAAAGTTCAAGATCACATTTGATAGTCTCAATTATTATTGAAAGTACAAATCTTCAAACTCAATCTTTGGCTAGAGGAAAG CTTAGTTTTGTAGATCTTGCTGGTTCTGAAAGGGTTAAGAAGTCTGGCTCTTCAGGAAACCAATTGAAGGAAGCTCAGAGTATCAATAAGTCTCTCTCAGCTCTTGCGGACGTTATTATTGCTTTGTGTTCTGATGGACAACATATACCATATAGGAATCATAAGTTGACTATGCTCATGAGTGACTCTCTTGGTGGCAATGCGAAGACTTTAATGTTTGTGAATGTCTCTGCAGCAGAGTCAAACTTGGAAGAGACATATAACTCTCTAAT GTATGCATCAAGGGTACGATTAATTGTAAATGACCCAAGCAAGAATGTttcgtccaaagaggttgcacgccTAAAGAAGTTGGTAGCTTATTGGAAAGAACAAGCAGGAAAGCGAGGCGAAGATGAAGAACTAGAAGAGATTCAGGACGAACGACACTCAAAAGAGAGATCAGAAGGTAGGGTTTCCTCTTGA